Proteins co-encoded in one Archocentrus centrarchus isolate MPI-CPG fArcCen1 unplaced genomic scaffold, fArcCen1 scaffold_27_ctg1, whole genome shotgun sequence genomic window:
- the LOC115776207 gene encoding LOW QUALITY PROTEIN: NMDA receptor synaptonuclear signaling and neuronal migration factor-like (The sequence of the model RefSeq protein was modified relative to this genomic sequence to represent the inferred CDS: inserted 1 base in 1 codon; deleted 1 base in 1 codon), translating to MGTAVSKRKNLRSDAISSVAAKVRAARAFGEYLSNTNPENRNGADHLLSDTFPGQDSPDISQLHNNNLPPQSRCLPVAKPTQSSQSNPTANPQSQPQVNTLQAQASLGPSKRRLSAERSLSTEDPPGARGSQGTVAVKPARVYTITREGGMTLGGRGSEESLELEVLKGSREQPLSQGPATANHDLSCTSQPSASAARGSHHRSSHHRSNQHHAQQHHGGPTSSSQPLQTSGSAGNIRDWGMRRGGSRDDYTPDCVACIRAPCQSQRSLDLDTSPRDGGKHRKKLERMYSEDRASTDDREDNPNSWFPKENMFSFQTATTTMQAISAFRGIAERKRXEREQEAATMMERNFRKHLRMVGSRRMKAQTFVDRRAKSFSRSWSDPTPVKPESLHESRDSGELQTSSGTLDEGLDEDADWEEEKEMERAACEGDDFIPPKIMLISSKVPKAEYVPNIIRRDDPSIIPILYDHEHATFDDILEEIEKKLTAYRKGCKIWNMLIFCQGGPGHLYLLKNKVATFAKVEKEEDMIQFWRRLSRLMSKLNPEPNLIHIMGCYVLGSANGEKLIQTLKRLMRPTSVEFKSPLELSAQGKEMIEMYFDFRLFRLWKSRQHSKLLDYDDLL from the exons AGCAGCCAGAGCATTTGGAGAATACTTGTCCAATACCAATCCAGAGAACCGCAACGGAGCAG ATCATCTACTGTCTGACACTTTCCCCGGCCAGGACTCTCCAGACATCAGTCAACTGCATAACAACAATCTGCCACCACAGAGCCGCTGTTTACCTGTAGCTAAACCCACCCAGTCCAGCCAGTCCAATCCCACTGCTAACCCACAGTCTCAGCCTCAAGTCAACACTCTCCAGGCTCAAGCATCGCTGGGCCCCTCCAAACGTCGACTCTCTGCTGAACGCAGTCTCTCCACAGAGGACCCACCAGGTGCCAGAGGCTCACAGGGGACTGTTGCTGTCAAGCCAGCCAGGGTGTACACAATCACCAGAGAAGGCGGGATGACCCTGGGGGGCCGTGGCAGTGAGGAGAGCCTGGAGTTGGAGGTGCTGAAGGGCTCCAGGGAGCAGCCTCTCTCGCAGGGACCTGCCACTGCCAACCATGACCTATCCTGTACCAGCCAACCATCCGCCTCAGCTGCCCGTGGCAGCCACCACCGTAGCAGCCATCACCGCAGCAACCAACATCATGCCCAGCAACATCACGGAGGCCCAACGTCATCGTCACAGCCATTGCAGACCTCTGGGAGCGCTGGCAACATCCGGGACTGGGGAATGAGGAGGGGTGGGTCACGGGATGACTACACCCCAGACTGCGTGGCCTGTATTCGGGCTCCATGCCAAAGCCAGCGCTCCCTGGACCTAGATACCTCACCACGAGATGGAGGCAAGCACCGCAAAAAACTGGAGCGGATGTACAGCGAGGACAGAGCATCTACTGATGACAGGG AGGACAATCCTAACAGCTGGTTCCCCAAAGAGAATATGTTCAGCTTTCAGACAGCCACTACCACCATGCAGGC AATATC GGCTTTCCGAGGCATTGCTGAGAGAAAGA CGGAAAGAGAGCAGGAGGCAGCCACCATGATGGAGAG aaattttCGCAAGCACCTTCGGATGGTCGGC AGCCGCAGGATGAAGGCCCAGA CCTTCGTTGACCGTCGAGCCAAGAGCTTCAGCCGCTCGTGGAGTGACCCCACCCCCGTCAAGCCTGAGTCACTGCATGAATCCAGAGACA GTGGCGAGCTTCAGACCTCCTCAGGGACGCTGGATGAAGGGCTGGATGAGGATGCCGACTgggaagaggagaaggagatgGAAAGAGCGGCCTGCGAAGGAGATGACTTTATCCCTCCGAAAATCATG CTCATATCTTCCAAGGTCCCGAAGGCTGAATACGTTCCCAACATCATCCGTAGGGATGACCCCTCCATCATTCCCATACTTTAT GACCACGAACACGCCACATTTGATGACATTCTGG AGGAGATAGAAAAGAAGCTGACTGCCTACAGGAAAGGCTGTAAAATCTGGAACATGCTCATTTTCTGCCAG GGAGGTCCAGGACATTTATAcctgctgaagaataaagtgGCAACCTTTGCCAAGGTGGAGAAAGAAGAGGATATGATCCA GTTCTGGCGGCGGCTCAGCAGGCTGATGAGTAAGCTGAATCCAGAGCCCAACCTCATCCATATTATGGGCTGCTATGTCCTGGGGAGTGCTAATGGAGAAAAG CTTATTCAGACTCTGAAGAGGCTGATGAGACCCACCTCGGTTGAATTTAAGTCTCCCCTAGAGCTATCAGCACAGG GCAAAGAGATGATCGAGATGTACTTTGACTTCCGCTTGTTTCGCCTGTGGAAAAGCCGTCAGCACTCCAAGCTGCTGGACTACGACGACCTcttgtga